The following coding sequences lie in one Rutidosis leptorrhynchoides isolate AG116_Rl617_1_P2 chromosome 4, CSIRO_AGI_Rlap_v1, whole genome shotgun sequence genomic window:
- the LOC139904011 gene encoding endo-1,3;1,4-beta-D-glucanase isoform X2, whose protein sequence is MSGPECCENPPALAVGEQNGEVKQIASLNSYVSGDPNSKIAVVLISDIWGYEAPKLRNIADKVASAGYYTVVPDFFHGDPMTPGTQISDWLKNHAPEQGVGLAKPVVQALKEKGASKVGAAGFCWGGVKVPIAILGAEIDKMSPPEVVKEFEAALKAKPEVDHFVKIYPGVSHGWTCRYKDEDEAEVKTAVEAHHDLVEWFGKRF, encoded by the exons ATGTCTGGCCCAGAATGCTGCGAAAACCCTCCGGCGCTTGCCGTCGGcgaacaaaatggagaagttaagcAGATCGCTTCTCTCAATTCTTATGTTTCCGGCGATCCTAATTCGAAAATCGCTGTCGTTCTTATTTCTGATATTTGGG GTTATGAAGCTCCAAAGTTGAG GAACATTGCAGACAAAGTTGCATCTGCTGGATATTATACAGTTGTTCCTGATTTCTTCCATGGTGACCCCATGACTCCTGGAACTCAGATTAGTGATTGGCTAAAAAATCATGCTCCG GAGCAAGGAGTTGGATTAGCGAAACCGGTTGTTCAAGCTCTCAAAGAGAAGGGTGCATCTAAAGTTGGGGCTGCAGGTTTCTGCTGGGGTG GAGTTAAGGTCCCTATCGCAATACTAGGTGCCGAGATCGATAAAATGTCTCCGCCAGAGGTCGTGAAAGAATTCGAGGCTGCGCTGAAAGCCAAACCTGAG GTTGATCACTTTGTGAAGATATATCCTGGGGTGTCACATGGTTGGACCTGTCGATATAAAGATGAAGATGAAGCAGAAGTGAAAACTGCAGTAGAGGCTCATCATGATCTTGTCGAGTGGTTTGGCAAGCGTTTCTAG
- the LOC139904011 gene encoding endo-1,3;1,4-beta-D-glucanase isoform X1 — translation MSGPECCENPPALAVGEQNGEVKQIASLNSYVSGDPNSKIAVVLISDIWGYEAPKLRNIADKVASAGYYTVVPDFFHGDPMTPGTQISDWLKNHAPEQGVGLAKPVVQALKEKGASKVGAAGFCWGAKVVVELAKDADIEVAALLHPSFVSLDDIKGVKVPIAILGAEIDKMSPPEVVKEFEAALKAKPEVDHFVKIYPGVSHGWTCRYKDEDEAEVKTAVEAHHDLVEWFGKRF, via the exons ATGTCTGGCCCAGAATGCTGCGAAAACCCTCCGGCGCTTGCCGTCGGcgaacaaaatggagaagttaagcAGATCGCTTCTCTCAATTCTTATGTTTCCGGCGATCCTAATTCGAAAATCGCTGTCGTTCTTATTTCTGATATTTGGG GTTATGAAGCTCCAAAGTTGAG GAACATTGCAGACAAAGTTGCATCTGCTGGATATTATACAGTTGTTCCTGATTTCTTCCATGGTGACCCCATGACTCCTGGAACTCAGATTAGTGATTGGCTAAAAAATCATGCTCCG GAGCAAGGAGTTGGATTAGCGAAACCGGTTGTTCAAGCTCTCAAAGAGAAGGGTGCATCTAAAGTTGGGGCTGCAGGTTTCTGCTGGGGTG CCAAGGTCGTTGTAGAGCTAGCAAAGGATGCTGATATAGAAGTTGCGGCACTATTGCATCCTTCATTTGTCAGTTTAGATGATATCAAGG GAGTTAAGGTCCCTATCGCAATACTAGGTGCCGAGATCGATAAAATGTCTCCGCCAGAGGTCGTGAAAGAATTCGAGGCTGCGCTGAAAGCCAAACCTGAG GTTGATCACTTTGTGAAGATATATCCTGGGGTGTCACATGGTTGGACCTGTCGATATAAAGATGAAGATGAAGCAGAAGTGAAAACTGCAGTAGAGGCTCATCATGATCTTGTCGAGTGGTTTGGCAAGCGTTTCTAG